A region of Culicoides brevitarsis isolate CSIRO-B50_1 chromosome 1, AGI_CSIRO_Cbre_v1, whole genome shotgun sequence DNA encodes the following proteins:
- the LOC134836834 gene encoding kinesin-like protein KIF12 encodes MGSLDFLESMTQSSGSTEPSTPGDNINVVVRVRPLSDKEIREGDEMVIQFPGNGQLLCEAQNNGSKSAQSPKQFSYNVVFEPGATQDDIVQYSGIKRLIEMAIEGFSCTAFCYGQTGSGKTHTLTGPPELFIGKPDLNHEYHGLVFRSFLYLFQQIKSRTDMNFVLQASFLEIYNEKVIDLLNPGSARKPLAVRWSKKSRGFFVENLFTVDCEELDDLLAVLEEGMRNRSTGSHQMNEHSSRSHTILTVHITSEQQAENGVYLSKQGKINFVDLAGSEMTKKTHSEGKTLEEANNINKSLMVLGYCIAQLSDNKKKSGHIPYRDSKLTKLLADSLAGNGVTLMIACISPARSNLSETINTLRYAARAKKIRTKPVIMMDPREALILSLKREVNNLTMENEHLKNALHLHSDHGEMIPFTNISSEPPRPITPAPKVDLDQLAELEGTKLAELIKLYIKENEALRTENAELYSSREMVLRDQEIVCRENERLLKKLEDVNSVCVRSPIIESKGTFKDELEREAQPPEMWRNPINGSTDSVADQSKYRSTEHLSGRVSANEYRIPEDLQKELDRRRIGESINQIANTIRRHNSDHSITGPKSRGSSGTVKKMSPNSAEHRAARRTDTTR; translated from the exons atgGGAAGTTTGGATTTTCTCGAAAGCATGACGCAAAGTTCAGGATCCACGGAGCCTTCAACGCCGGGTGACAATATCAACGTCGTGGTTCGCGTTCGTCCCTTGAGCGACAAAGAGATCCGTGAAGGCGACGAAATGGTGATTCAATTCCCCGGAAATGGACAATTATTGTGTGAAGCGCAAAATAATGGCTCAAAAAGTGCCCAATCGCCGAAACAATTTTCCTATAATGTGGTTTTTGAGCCGGGAGCGACGCAGGATGACATTGTACAGTATTCGGGGATCAAGAGACTCATCGAGATGGCAATTGAGGGATTTAGTTGTACGGCATTTTGTTACGGGCAAACTGGTTCGGGGAAGACTCATACGTTGACGGGACCTCCtgaattg ttcattggAAAGCCAGATCTCAACCACGAATATCACGGTCTCGTTTTCCGCTCGTTCCTGTACTTGTTTCAACAGATAAAATCCCGAACCGACATGAATTTTGTTCTGCAAGCGTCGTTCCTTGAAATCTATAATGAAAAG GTAATCGATCTCCTAAATCCCGGCAGCGCTCGCAAACCATTAGCAGTTCGATGGAGCAAAAAATCGCGCGGCTTTTTCGTCGAAAACTTATTTACCGTTGACTGTGAAGAATTGGATGATTTATTGGCTGTTTTGGAAGAAG gaatgAGAAATCGATCAACGGGTTCGCATCAAATGAACGAACACTCGAGCAGGTCTCACACGATACTGACGGTGCACATAACGTCAGAGCAGCAGGCGGAAAATGGCGTTTACTTGTCGAAACAgggaaaaattaactttgtcGATTTGGCGGGAAGTGAAATGACGAAAAAGACTCACAGTGAGGGCAAAACTCTCGAAGAGGCGAACAATATTAACAAGAGTTTGATGGTTTTGG gatatTGCATCGCTCAATTGAGTGACAACAAAAAGAAATCTGGGCATATTCCGTACCGAGATAGCAAATTGACAAAGTTGCTTGCTGATAGTTTGGCGGGAAATGGAGTTACTTTGAtg atcgcTTGCATCTCTCCCGCTCGTTCAAATCTCTCCGAGACGATCAACACTCTCCGTTACGCTGCACGAGCCAAGAAAATCCGAACAAAGCCCGTTATCATGATGGATCCTCGTGAAGCCCTAATTCTCAGTCTCAAGCGTGAAGTCAACAATCTCACGATGGAAAACGAGCATCTCAAGAACGCCTTGCATCTTCATTCAGACCACGGCGAAATGATTCCCTTCACAAACATCAGCAGTGAACCTCCTCGTCCCATAACGCCCGCCCCGAAAGTCGACTTGGATCAACTTGCCGAGCTCGAAGGCACAAAACTCGCggaattgataaaattgtacATCAAAGAAAACGAAGCGCTTCGCACGGAAAATGCCGAATTATATTCGTCGCGTGAAATGGTGCTGCGCGATCAGGAAATTGTGTGCCGGGAAAATGAACGGCTGCTGAAGAAACTCGAGGATGTGAACTC tgTTTGTGTTAGGTCACCCATCATTGAGTCAAAGGGTACGTTTAAGGATGAGCTTGAGCGGGAGGCACAACCGCCGGAAATGTGGCGAAATCCGATAAATGGAAGCACGGATAGCGTTGCTGATCAGTCAAAGTATCGA agCACGGAACACTTATCAGGTCGTGTCTCAGCAAACGAATATCGCATCCCCGAAGATCTCCAAAAGGAACTCGATCGTCGACGCATCGGAGAAAGTATCAACCAGATTGCAAACACGATTCGTCGTCACAACTCCGATCATTCGATAACAGGTCCCAAGAGTCGCGGTTCAAGCGGAACAGTGAAGAAAATGTCTCCAAATAGCGCCGAACATCGAGCTGCAAGACGAACCGA taCTACCCGATAA